A region from the Clavibacter sp. A6099 genome encodes:
- a CDS encoding sugar phosphate isomerase/epimerase family protein, with the protein MPDTPATHPAPADRIAPAFSAADWPIATCLHSFATVGRDGTALHDADVAVWDRMFADIAREGFTLAELADSHVRPADLEPARRDELVSIARDHGVGIPSVHLQRQSVIMPGAEARNLAYAHRTIDAIAEMGMEVFSTGLHQPFSVAQRKALWFWTAEGPKDPDDPEVWDAAVTRLRELGRHAADLGLRMALEMYEDTYLGTADSAVRLVEEIGLDNVGLNPDVANLIRLHRPVESWRELYAKTLPYANYWHVKNYMRDEAADGSWATSVPTTMKAGLIDYRQVIRDAVELGFDGIILTEQYGGDSLGVCAENREYIRTLLPQTRDA; encoded by the coding sequence ATGCCGGACACCCCCGCGACCCACCCCGCGCCCGCCGACCGAATCGCACCGGCGTTCAGCGCCGCGGACTGGCCCATCGCCACCTGCCTGCACTCGTTCGCGACGGTCGGCCGCGACGGCACCGCCCTCCACGACGCCGACGTCGCCGTCTGGGATCGCATGTTCGCCGACATCGCGCGCGAGGGCTTCACCCTCGCCGAGCTCGCCGACAGCCACGTCCGGCCCGCCGACCTCGAGCCCGCCCGCCGCGACGAGCTCGTCTCCATCGCGCGGGACCACGGCGTCGGCATCCCGTCGGTGCACCTGCAGCGGCAGAGCGTGATCATGCCGGGCGCAGAGGCGCGCAACCTCGCCTACGCGCATCGCACCATCGACGCGATCGCCGAGATGGGCATGGAGGTCTTCTCGACCGGCCTGCACCAGCCGTTCAGCGTGGCGCAGCGGAAGGCGCTGTGGTTCTGGACCGCCGAGGGCCCGAAGGACCCCGACGATCCCGAGGTGTGGGACGCCGCCGTCACGCGCCTCCGCGAGCTCGGCCGGCACGCCGCCGACCTCGGCCTCCGCATGGCGCTCGAGATGTACGAGGACACCTACCTCGGCACGGCCGACAGCGCCGTGCGGCTCGTGGAGGAGATCGGCCTCGACAACGTGGGCCTCAACCCCGACGTCGCGAACCTCATCCGCCTGCACCGCCCGGTCGAGAGCTGGCGCGAGCTGTACGCGAAGACGCTGCCGTACGCCAACTACTGGCACGTGAAGAACTACATGCGCGACGAGGCGGCCGACGGCAGCTGGGCGACCAGCGTGCCCACGACCATGAAGGCCGGCCTCATCGACTACCGGCAGGTGATCCGCGACGCGGTCGAGCTCGGCTTCGACGGGATCATCCTCACCGAGCAGTACGGCGGCGACAGCCTCGGCGTCTGCGCGGAGAACCGCGAGTACATCCGCACGCTGCTGCCGCAGACGCGCGACGCATAG
- a CDS encoding 3-hydroxyacyl-CoA dehydrogenase family protein: protein MTDQHSTARSIAIVGSGYMGGGIAQVLALAGARVRIADISEEIAVANHARLLEEAARFVADGLFPADAVERIRAAVTPAASIEEAVADADFIEEAVPEKLEIKHATLRRISAAARPDAVIGSNTSTILIGSLAEAVTNPERFLGVHFSNPAPFIPGVELIPHAGTDERAVTMAEEIVAATGKETARVTDSTGFVLNRLQYALFHEATQIVEEGIATPEDIDTIVRTTFGFRLPVFGPFAIADMAGLDVYAFCYASLQTRWPERFATPASLQEHVDAGEYGTKTGSGYLDVPAERTAALVAYRNKAYVAIKQLMDELGPAPIG from the coding sequence ATGACCGACCAGCACAGCACCGCACGCAGCATCGCCATCGTCGGATCCGGGTACATGGGCGGCGGCATCGCGCAGGTGCTCGCGCTCGCAGGCGCCCGGGTGCGCATCGCCGACATCTCGGAGGAGATCGCCGTCGCCAACCACGCGCGCCTGCTGGAGGAGGCGGCGAGGTTCGTCGCCGACGGGCTGTTCCCGGCCGACGCCGTGGAGCGGATCCGCGCGGCCGTGACCCCCGCCGCGTCCATCGAGGAGGCCGTCGCCGACGCCGACTTCATCGAGGAGGCCGTGCCCGAGAAGCTCGAGATCAAGCACGCGACGCTGCGGCGGATCTCGGCGGCAGCGCGGCCCGATGCCGTCATCGGATCCAACACCTCCACAATCCTCATCGGCTCGCTCGCCGAGGCCGTCACGAACCCCGAGCGGTTCCTCGGCGTGCACTTCTCGAACCCGGCGCCGTTCATCCCGGGCGTCGAGCTGATCCCGCACGCGGGCACCGACGAGCGGGCAGTCACCATGGCCGAGGAGATCGTCGCGGCCACGGGCAAGGAGACCGCGCGCGTCACCGACTCCACGGGCTTCGTGCTCAACCGCCTGCAGTACGCGCTCTTCCACGAGGCCACGCAGATCGTGGAGGAGGGCATCGCGACCCCCGAGGACATCGACACGATCGTCCGCACGACCTTCGGCTTCCGCCTGCCGGTCTTCGGGCCGTTCGCGATCGCCGACATGGCCGGCCTCGACGTGTACGCGTTCTGCTACGCGTCGCTGCAGACCCGCTGGCCCGAGCGCTTCGCGACGCCCGCGTCGCTCCAAGAGCATGTCGACGCCGGCGAGTACGGCACCAAGACCGGATCCGGCTACCTCGACGTGCCCGCCGAGCGCACCGCGGCGCTCGTCGCGTACCGCAACAAGGCGTACGTCGCGATCAAGCAGCTGATGGACGAGCTGGGGCCGGCGCCGATCGGCTAG
- a CDS encoding SDR family oxidoreductase produces the protein MKTSGSTVLITGATSGIGLGLAERMQARGDTVIVAGRRRALLDDIVATHPGMHAVELDVTDPASIAAAAERVTREHPDLDAVVTMAGVMLPEDLRDPAHLEVAEATITTNLLGTIRTAAAFGPWLAAKPDGVLMTVSSGLASVPLPATPTYSATKAAVHSFTQSLRVQWSGTPLQVIELVPPAVRTTLMGQQDEESAMPLDEFRDEVMGILERQSDVEEVLVQRVRFLRDAEAEGRHADVLAMLAQRTH, from the coding sequence ATGAAGACCAGCGGCAGCACCGTCCTGATCACCGGAGCGACGTCGGGCATCGGCCTCGGCCTCGCCGAGCGCATGCAGGCCCGCGGCGACACCGTCATCGTCGCCGGCCGCCGCCGGGCGCTGCTCGACGACATCGTCGCCACGCACCCCGGCATGCACGCCGTCGAGCTCGACGTCACGGATCCCGCGTCCATCGCCGCGGCCGCAGAACGAGTGACCCGCGAGCACCCCGACCTCGACGCGGTCGTCACGATGGCCGGCGTCATGCTCCCCGAGGACCTGCGCGACCCGGCGCACCTCGAGGTCGCGGAGGCGACCATCACGACGAACCTGCTCGGCACGATCCGCACGGCCGCGGCCTTCGGGCCCTGGCTCGCGGCGAAGCCCGACGGCGTGCTCATGACCGTGTCCTCGGGGCTCGCCTCCGTGCCCCTGCCCGCGACGCCGACCTACTCGGCCACGAAGGCCGCCGTGCACTCGTTCACGCAGAGCCTGCGCGTGCAGTGGTCCGGCACGCCCCTCCAGGTGATCGAGCTGGTGCCGCCCGCGGTCCGGACGACCCTCATGGGGCAGCAGGACGAGGAGTCCGCGATGCCGCTCGACGAGTTCCGCGACGAGGTCATGGGGATCCTCGAGCGGCAGAGCGACGTGGAGGAGGTGCTCGTGCAGCGCGTGCGGTTCCTCCGCGACGCCGAGGCCGAGGGCCGCCACGCGGACGTCCTCGCGATGCTCGCGCAGCGGACGCACTGA
- a CDS encoding helix-turn-helix transcriptional regulator: MDRPALAEFLRARREALQPSDVGLPPGARRRTAGLRREEISAVVGMSADYWARLEQGRGPQPSDQMLTAIARGLRLGLDERDHLFRLAGHGTPRRARLSPHVSPGLMRVLDRLDDTPALVITELGETLAQNRLASALFGDDVTRTDLDRSGVHRWFAHPEERGHYPERDHERQGRLQVAQLRVAASQADPDPLAAEVLASLLATSAEFRRYWDLQEVGNRFDERKTLVHPEVGEIEVHCQALFTEDQSQVLLVLTPLPGSGAAEALALLGVVGEQRFERS, translated from the coding sequence ATGGACCGTCCCGCGCTCGCCGAGTTCCTCCGCGCCAGGCGCGAGGCGCTGCAGCCCTCCGACGTGGGCCTGCCCCCGGGCGCCCGTCGCCGCACCGCGGGCCTCCGCCGCGAGGAGATCTCGGCGGTCGTCGGCATGTCGGCCGACTACTGGGCGCGGCTCGAGCAGGGTCGGGGTCCGCAGCCCTCCGACCAGATGCTCACGGCCATCGCCCGCGGGCTCCGCCTCGGCCTCGACGAGCGCGACCACCTCTTCCGCCTGGCCGGCCACGGGACGCCGCGGCGGGCACGGCTGTCGCCGCACGTCAGCCCGGGCCTCATGCGCGTGCTCGACCGCCTCGACGACACCCCCGCCCTCGTGATCACCGAGCTCGGCGAGACGCTCGCGCAGAACCGCCTCGCCTCCGCCCTCTTCGGCGACGACGTGACCCGCACCGACCTCGACCGCAGCGGCGTGCACCGCTGGTTCGCCCACCCCGAGGAGCGCGGGCACTACCCGGAGCGCGACCACGAGCGGCAGGGGCGGCTCCAGGTCGCCCAGCTGCGGGTGGCGGCGTCGCAGGCGGATCCGGATCCGCTCGCCGCCGAGGTGCTCGCGAGCCTGCTCGCGACGAGCGCGGAGTTCCGCCGCTACTGGGACCTGCAGGAGGTCGGCAACCGGTTCGACGAGCGGAAGACCCTGGTGCATCCGGAGGTGGGCGAGATCGAGGTGCACTGCCAGGCGCTCTTCACGGAGGACCAGTCGCAGGTGCTGCTCGTGCTGACCCCGCTGCCGGGGTCAGGGGCGGCGGAGGCGCTCGCGCTGCTCGGCGTGGTGGGGGAGCAGCGGTTCGAGCGGTCCTAG
- a CDS encoding GntR family transcriptional regulator, with amino-acid sequence MTTGLPLDATSMPARQGLRDRVYDLVLDMLMGSAMEPGSRLAIDQIARDLHVSPTPVREALVQLERTGLVAREAHKGYRVAPPIAGEQLEALFDARLVLEGGATALAAADPARLVPALEDALAAHEETTRRVRAATGDGEMPVGLIREYFVVDWDFHHRIFEATGNPFLLDMSEAISTRVHRMRQTMRTGVHDADDAVHEHRAIIAAVAEGPEAAAAAMRAHIERVRERSRRDADDATSA; translated from the coding sequence GTGACCACCGGCCTCCCGCTCGACGCGACCTCCATGCCCGCCCGGCAGGGCCTGCGCGACCGCGTCTACGACCTCGTGCTCGACATGCTCATGGGATCCGCGATGGAGCCCGGCTCCCGCCTCGCCATCGACCAGATCGCGCGCGACCTCCACGTCTCCCCCACGCCCGTGCGCGAGGCGCTCGTGCAGCTGGAGCGGACCGGGCTCGTCGCGCGCGAGGCCCACAAGGGCTACCGGGTCGCACCGCCGATCGCCGGGGAGCAGCTGGAGGCGCTGTTCGACGCGCGGCTCGTGCTCGAGGGCGGGGCGACGGCGCTGGCCGCCGCGGATCCGGCGCGCCTGGTCCCCGCGCTCGAGGACGCGCTCGCCGCGCACGAGGAGACGACCCGACGGGTGCGCGCGGCGACCGGCGACGGCGAGATGCCCGTCGGCCTCATCCGCGAGTACTTCGTCGTCGACTGGGACTTCCACCACCGGATCTTCGAGGCGACCGGCAACCCGTTCCTCCTCGACATGTCGGAGGCGATCTCCACCCGCGTCCACCGCATGCGCCAGACGATGCGCACGGGCGTGCACGACGCGGACGACGCCGTGCACGAGCACCGCGCGATCATCGCCGCGGTCGCCGAGGGTCCGGAGGCTGCCGCCGCTGCGATGCGGGCGCACATCGAGCGGGTGCGGGAGAGGTCGCGGCGGGACGCGGACGACGCGACGTCGGCGTGA
- a CDS encoding triose-phosphate isomerase family protein, whose amino-acid sequence MTPRPAASPGVIGVSLKMYLGHAETIAWCEAVASIARAHPATTGGEAELVALPSYLSLPAAVGILDGLAAVGAQDLAAEDAGAFTGEVSGGQIRELGGAFVEVGHAERRRLFGETDGVVRRKADQALRSGLVPILCVGEETHRDPTDAARECVRQLDDALALARESGHGGRVVVAYEPQWAIGAAEPASDAHIRGVCRELRAHVRALDAHPGSAVIYGGSAGPGLLTRIGDDVDGLFLGRFAHDPRAVTSILDEVHARAAARPASDAAR is encoded by the coding sequence GTGACCCCGCGGCCGGCCGCGTCGCCGGGCGTGATCGGCGTGAGCCTGAAGATGTACCTCGGGCACGCCGAGACCATCGCGTGGTGCGAGGCCGTCGCGTCGATCGCGCGCGCGCATCCGGCGACGACGGGCGGCGAGGCGGAGCTCGTGGCGCTGCCGTCGTACCTGTCGCTGCCGGCCGCCGTCGGGATCCTCGACGGGCTCGCCGCCGTGGGCGCGCAGGACCTCGCGGCGGAGGACGCCGGCGCGTTCACGGGCGAGGTGTCGGGCGGGCAGATCCGGGAGCTCGGCGGCGCCTTCGTCGAGGTCGGGCACGCCGAGCGTCGGCGCCTGTTCGGCGAGACGGACGGGGTCGTGCGGCGGAAGGCGGACCAGGCGCTGCGCTCCGGGCTCGTGCCGATCCTCTGCGTCGGCGAGGAGACGCATCGGGATCCGACCGACGCAGCCCGCGAGTGCGTCCGCCAGCTCGACGACGCGCTCGCGCTGGCCCGGGAGTCCGGGCACGGCGGGCGGGTCGTCGTCGCGTACGAGCCGCAGTGGGCGATCGGCGCGGCGGAGCCCGCCTCCGACGCGCACATCCGCGGGGTCTGCCGCGAGCTGCGCGCGCACGTGCGGGCGCTCGACGCGCACCCGGGATCCGCGGTCATCTACGGCGGCAGCGCGGGGCCCGGCCTCCTCACGCGGATCGGCGACGACGTCGACGGCCTGTTCCTCGGCCGGTTCGCGCACGACCCGCGGGCGGTCACGTCGATCCTCGACGAGGTGCACGCGCGCGCCGCGGCCCGCCCGGCGTCCGACGCCGCGCGCTGA
- a CDS encoding ribose-5-phosphate isomerase yields the protein MTRTWRIVVGADDAGYDHKEAIKADLEASGLVVSVVDVGVDADGHTAYPTVATTAAEMVARGEADRAVLICGTGLGMAIAANKVAGIRAVTAHDGFSVERSVLSNDAQVLCMGQRVVGLELARRNVREWLTYEFDSSSPSNDKVDEIRAYEAK from the coding sequence ATGACCAGGACCTGGCGCATCGTCGTCGGCGCGGACGACGCGGGATACGACCACAAGGAGGCGATCAAGGCCGACCTCGAGGCGAGCGGCCTGGTCGTCTCGGTGGTGGACGTGGGCGTCGACGCCGACGGCCACACCGCCTACCCGACCGTCGCGACCACGGCGGCCGAGATGGTCGCGCGCGGCGAGGCCGACCGGGCGGTGCTGATCTGCGGCACGGGCCTCGGCATGGCCATCGCGGCGAACAAGGTGGCCGGGATCCGCGCCGTCACCGCGCACGACGGCTTCTCGGTGGAGCGGAGCGTGCTGTCCAACGACGCGCAGGTGCTCTGCATGGGGCAGCGGGTCGTGGGGCTGGAGCTCGCACGGCGGAACGTGCGCGAGTGGCTGACGTACGAGTTCGACAGCTCGAGCCCGTCGAACGACAAGGTCGACGAGATCCGCGCGTACGAGGCGAAGTAG
- a CDS encoding dihydroxyacetone kinase family protein, whose amino-acid sequence MTRLWNDPADFADDMTDGFVRANGRWVRRVHGGVSRSTRATEPEVAVVIGGGSGHYPAFGGLVGPGLAHGAAMGNLFASPSAHQVESVIRSSEQGRGALLLYGNYAGDVLHFDDAQERVRGDGIACRTVVVTDDIFSASPDEQAKRRGIAGDLTVFKAAGAASAAGYDLDDTERVARLANARTRSMGVAFTGCTLPGADEPLFSVPEGRMAIGLGIHGEPGIDETDIPSADGLAELFVTQLLADAEIPEGVSVRGARVVPVLNGLGSVKTEELFVVFTRVADLLEEAGITLVDPQVGEFCTSFDMAGASLTLFWLDEELERLWTAPADTPAFRSGAFDGSALQPVDAREDDEVDAAIPDASDASRQAAGRIAAALDAVHAVVAEHADELGRLDAVAGDGDHGIGMLRGSRAASERATAAVEQGAGARTALRLAGDAWSDKGGGTSGALWGLILLALGDALDDADADPVTADAVARGVGDARDAVMGHGKASLGDKTMVDALVPFAEALAGRVGSGAPLADAWAAASDAAQEAADATAAMKPGIGRARSHGERSVGTADPGAISLALIAAAVGRTLAER is encoded by the coding sequence ATGACCCGGCTCTGGAACGACCCCGCGGACTTCGCCGACGACATGACGGACGGCTTCGTCCGCGCCAACGGCCGGTGGGTCCGGCGCGTGCACGGCGGCGTCTCCCGCTCCACCCGCGCGACCGAGCCCGAGGTGGCGGTCGTCATCGGCGGCGGCTCCGGCCACTACCCCGCGTTCGGCGGGCTGGTCGGCCCGGGTCTCGCGCACGGCGCCGCGATGGGCAACCTCTTCGCGTCGCCCTCCGCGCACCAGGTGGAGTCGGTGATCCGCTCGAGCGAGCAGGGCCGCGGGGCGCTCCTCCTCTACGGCAACTACGCGGGCGACGTGCTGCACTTCGACGACGCGCAGGAGCGCGTGCGGGGCGACGGGATCGCCTGCCGCACGGTCGTCGTGACGGACGACATCTTCAGCGCCTCCCCCGACGAGCAGGCCAAGCGGCGCGGGATCGCCGGCGACCTGACCGTGTTCAAGGCGGCGGGCGCCGCATCCGCCGCGGGCTACGACCTCGACGACACGGAGCGCGTCGCCCGGCTCGCGAACGCGCGCACGCGGTCGATGGGCGTCGCCTTCACCGGCTGCACGCTGCCGGGCGCGGACGAGCCGCTGTTCTCGGTGCCGGAGGGGCGCATGGCGATCGGCCTCGGGATCCACGGCGAGCCCGGCATCGACGAGACCGACATCCCGTCAGCCGACGGCCTGGCCGAGCTGTTCGTGACGCAGCTGCTCGCCGACGCCGAGATCCCGGAGGGCGTGTCGGTGCGCGGCGCGCGCGTCGTGCCCGTGCTCAACGGCCTGGGATCCGTGAAGACCGAGGAGCTGTTCGTCGTCTTCACGCGCGTCGCTGACCTGCTCGAGGAGGCGGGGATCACGCTCGTGGATCCGCAGGTCGGCGAGTTCTGCACCAGCTTCGACATGGCGGGCGCGTCCCTCACGCTGTTCTGGCTCGACGAGGAGCTCGAGCGGCTCTGGACCGCGCCCGCCGACACCCCGGCGTTCCGCAGCGGCGCGTTCGACGGATCCGCCCTCCAGCCGGTCGACGCGCGCGAGGACGACGAGGTCGACGCCGCGATCCCGGACGCGAGCGACGCGTCGCGTCAAGCCGCCGGACGCATCGCCGCGGCGCTCGACGCCGTGCACGCGGTCGTCGCGGAGCACGCCGACGAGCTCGGCCGCCTCGACGCGGTCGCGGGCGACGGTGACCACGGCATCGGCATGCTCCGCGGATCCCGCGCGGCCTCCGAGCGGGCGACCGCCGCGGTGGAGCAGGGGGCCGGCGCGCGCACCGCGCTGCGGCTCGCGGGCGACGCGTGGTCGGACAAGGGCGGCGGCACCTCCGGCGCGCTCTGGGGTCTGATCCTGCTGGCGTTGGGCGACGCGCTCGACGACGCGGACGCGGATCCCGTCACCGCCGACGCGGTGGCCCGCGGCGTGGGCGACGCGCGCGACGCCGTCATGGGCCACGGCAAGGCGTCCCTCGGGGACAAGACCATGGTCGACGCGCTCGTGCCGTTCGCCGAGGCGCTGGCCGGACGGGTGGGATCCGGCGCCCCGCTCGCCGACGCGTGGGCCGCCGCGAGCGACGCCGCGCAGGAGGCCGCCGACGCCACCGCCGCGATGAAGCCCGGCATCGGGCGCGCGCGGTCGCACGGCGAGCGCTCCGTCGGCACCGCCGACCCGGGGGCGATCTCGCTCGCGCTCATCGCCGCGGCCGTCGGGCGCACGCTCGCCGAGCGGTGA
- a CDS encoding GNAT family N-acetyltransferase translates to MIPDADPDAAPLDRVTWPLRTERLLLRRMTTADAPAMWAYRRLDEVTRWVTSRPVDEAAWIAGSAGMLRDQLVLELDGRVVGDLMVRVEDAWAQREVSHLATGTQAELGWTLDPGVGGRGLATEAVRAALRIAFEGLGVRRVVASAFADNAPSLRLAERVGMRRESYAVADSLHRDLGWIDGVGYALLAEEWAARD, encoded by the coding sequence ATGATCCCCGACGCCGACCCCGACGCCGCCCCGCTCGACCGCGTCACGTGGCCGCTCCGCACCGAGCGGCTCCTCCTCCGCCGCATGACCACGGCCGACGCGCCCGCGATGTGGGCGTACCGGCGGCTCGACGAGGTCACCCGCTGGGTCACCTCCCGGCCCGTCGACGAGGCCGCGTGGATCGCCGGTAGCGCGGGGATGCTCCGCGACCAGCTCGTGCTCGAGCTCGACGGCCGCGTCGTGGGCGACCTCATGGTGCGGGTCGAGGACGCGTGGGCGCAGCGCGAGGTCTCGCACCTCGCCACCGGGACGCAGGCGGAGCTCGGCTGGACCCTGGATCCGGGCGTCGGCGGACGCGGCCTCGCGACCGAGGCGGTCCGGGCAGCGCTGCGGATCGCGTTCGAGGGGCTCGGCGTCCGCCGGGTCGTCGCGAGCGCCTTCGCCGACAACGCGCCGTCGCTCCGGCTGGCCGAGCGCGTCGGCATGCGGCGGGAGTCGTACGCGGTCGCCGACTCGCTGCACCGCGACCTCGGCTGGATCGACGGGGTCGGCTACGCGCTGCTCGCAGAGGAGTGGGCGGCGCGCGACTGA
- a CDS encoding GntR family transcriptional regulator — protein MSQPEQILPPDLFLALDRSGPVPLYYQVATLLETAIHDGTLPAGARLENEIALGARLGLSRPTIRRAIQDLVDKGLLVRRRGIGTQVVHGRVTRNVELTSLYEDLERQGQTPRTEMLSSSRGEADEKVAEALGVEVGSPVLHLTRLRTADGVPLAILDNVLPAPFVDLDPDDLATHGLYQLLRGRGVIMRVAKQRIGARAATASEARLLDLPRGGAVLTMSRTAFDSSGRAVEYGQHCYRPDLYSFEITLVDR, from the coding sequence GTGAGCCAACCGGAGCAGATCCTGCCGCCCGACCTGTTCCTCGCGCTCGACCGCTCGGGACCCGTCCCCCTCTACTACCAGGTGGCCACCCTGCTGGAGACGGCGATCCACGACGGAACCCTCCCCGCGGGCGCCCGGCTCGAGAACGAGATCGCGCTCGGCGCCCGGCTCGGGCTCTCGCGCCCGACCATCCGGCGGGCGATCCAGGACCTCGTCGACAAGGGCCTGCTCGTGCGTCGCCGCGGCATCGGCACGCAGGTCGTGCACGGGCGGGTCACCCGCAACGTCGAGCTCACGAGCCTCTACGAGGACTTGGAGCGGCAGGGCCAGACGCCGCGCACCGAGATGCTGTCGTCGTCCCGGGGCGAGGCCGACGAGAAGGTCGCCGAGGCGCTGGGCGTCGAGGTCGGCAGCCCGGTGCTGCACCTCACGCGGCTGCGCACGGCGGACGGCGTGCCGCTCGCGATCCTCGACAACGTGCTCCCCGCGCCGTTCGTCGACCTGGATCCCGACGACCTCGCCACCCACGGGCTGTACCAGCTGCTGCGCGGACGCGGCGTGATCATGCGGGTCGCCAAGCAGCGCATCGGCGCCCGCGCGGCCACCGCATCCGAGGCACGCCTGCTCGACCTGCCGCGCGGCGGCGCCGTGCTGACGATGTCGCGCACGGCGTTCGACAGCTCGGGCCGCGCCGTCGAGTACGGCCAGCACTGCTACCGGCCCGACCTCTACTCGTTCGAGATCACGCTCGTCGACCGGTAG
- a CDS encoding ATP-binding cassette domain-containing protein, producing MSTETTPSASAASEPLAGAVPGAAEEAGGRPTLPLPPAGTTILEVRDIGKSYGAVNALTGVSTVVAAGEVTCVLGDNGAGKSTFIKMLAGVHAPSEGTMLLDGEPVTLGSPRAALQAGIATVYQDLAVVPLMPVWRNFFLGSEITKGKGPFRRLDVAAMKAVTHEQLAQMGIDLRDVDQPIGTLSGGERQCVAIARAVHFGARVLILDEPTAALGVKQSGVVLRYIARSRDRGLGVVFITHNPHHAFPVGDRFLLLNRGSSLGTFEKDEITLGELTSLMAGGAELDSLAHELARDPGPEEAAPASGR from the coding sequence ATGAGCACGGAGACGACCCCGAGCGCGAGCGCCGCGTCCGAGCCCCTCGCGGGCGCCGTGCCCGGCGCCGCCGAGGAGGCCGGCGGACGCCCCACTCTCCCGCTGCCGCCCGCCGGCACGACCATCCTCGAGGTCCGCGACATCGGCAAGAGCTACGGCGCGGTCAACGCGCTCACGGGCGTCTCGACCGTGGTCGCCGCGGGCGAGGTCACGTGCGTGCTGGGCGACAACGGCGCCGGCAAGTCGACCTTCATCAAGATGCTCGCGGGCGTGCACGCGCCCAGCGAGGGCACGATGCTGCTCGACGGCGAGCCCGTGACGCTCGGATCCCCGCGCGCCGCGCTCCAGGCCGGCATCGCGACCGTCTACCAGGACCTCGCGGTCGTGCCGCTCATGCCCGTGTGGCGGAACTTCTTCCTCGGCTCTGAGATCACCAAGGGGAAGGGTCCGTTCCGTCGGCTCGACGTGGCCGCCATGAAGGCCGTCACGCACGAGCAGCTCGCGCAGATGGGCATCGACCTGCGCGACGTGGACCAGCCCATCGGGACGCTCTCCGGCGGCGAGCGCCAGTGCGTCGCCATCGCCCGGGCCGTGCACTTCGGCGCGCGCGTGCTGATCCTCGACGAGCCCACGGCGGCCCTCGGCGTCAAGCAGTCGGGCGTCGTGCTCCGGTACATCGCGCGCTCGCGCGACAGGGGGCTCGGCGTGGTCTTCATCACGCACAACCCGCACCACGCGTTCCCGGTGGGCGACCGGTTCCTGCTGCTGAACCGCGGATCCAGCCTCGGCACGTTCGAGAAGGACGAGATCACGCTGGGCGAGCTCACGAGCCTCATGGCGGGTGGGGCCGAGCTCGACTCGCTGGCGCACGAGCTCGCGCGTGATCCCGGCCCGGAGGAGGCAGCGCCGGCGTCCGGCCGCTGA